The sequence TGGGTGGAGGTTGACCCCGCGCGGCTGCCCGGGTGAGGATGGCGGCCGATGAATGTCTACATGGATTGGGGAATTCTGGCGGCGATCGCGGTGGCCACCATCGCGGGGCTGGTCCTCAGTTTCAAAATCCAGGTCCAGCCCTCTTGGAAGACCGGCTTCCGGGTCCTGTCCTGCGTGGTGGTGCTGCTCACCGGGGGCCGTTTGATGAGCCGCCAGTGCGCGGCGATGTATGGGAAGTATCTGGTGGGGTATATGCAGCTATTGGGGCGGGAAGGTTTCCGGGATACTGCGGATTTCCGAAAGACGACTTCGGTGTATCCATTCTCCACTTACGAGACGGGCGCGAAGGTGTTCGGGATCGTGGGAGGTGGAGGTGCCACGGGCATCGCGGAATTGAAGGCGGGCTTCATTTACTATGCGGAGCAGGATTCCCTGCCGGCCGAGCAACGCTTTGCCTCGCCACCGAAGTTCGAACTGCTGCATCCCGATTTCAGCGATCGCTCGGACCGGGGTGTGCTCAATGGCGTGTTCGGGTTGTTGCAGGAATTCCGCGAGCGGTTTTGAGCTGCGGAAGGCGGGGGCTTCATTTCATAGGGCCGGGGGGGGCGTTCGGTTCCTCATCTCGCTCCGGTAAGTTTTCCGCAAGAAGCACCCGATCGGTCGCGTACCTGCCCCGCATCCCTTTGTCATGAAAACTCCCCTGATGCTCCTCGCCTTGTCCATTTCCTCCCTTTCGGCCAAGCCCGAGGCCCGGGCGATTTCAGCGGAGACAGCGAACGGAAACGTGAAAGTTCACTTCGATGACAGGCACACGGAAATGTGGACCCGTAAGGGGCAGGTCATGTTGGCAAAGGTGGTGGGACCGGGGATGGTGGGGTGGACGTATTACACCCGCTTCAATGACCACCATGAGCCGGTGAACAACACGCTCCGCCTGTGTCTCCGGAACGGCCGGGCCATCCGGGATTTCAAGGCAGGGGGCAGCGGACCTTTCATCGAGGGCTGGGCGCTCGTGGATCAGGACCGCGCGGTGGTCATTGTTTCCTGCGGACGCCACGGGCAGCACTACTATGTCAAATACGACGTCGCCACCGGTCGTCAACTGGCAGAAGCATGCGAGGGTGAGCTTCCGGAAGGGACCGATCCCTATGCCTTCGATCGGGCCGTGAAGACGGCCGGGGATGCGCTTGTTCCTCACTGACCCTCTTCTCTTGCCTACCGCAGGCCGATTGCCGACGCTCCGCCCATGCGCATCGGTATCGCCCAGATCAACGCCGTGGTGGGGGACTTCCCCGGCAATGTGAAACGCCTCGTGGCCGCGTATCGCGAGTGTCTGGACGCGGGGGCCGATCTGGTGGTGACCCCGGAAATGTCGCTGGTCGGCTATCCGCCGCGGGACCTCGTTTTCAAGAGCCAGTTCGTGCCAAAGTGCCTGCAGGCACTCGACCACCTGGCCGGTGAGATCCGCTCGGTGCCACTTTTGGTGGGCTACGTGGATCACCACGCCGAGGGCCGGGGCAAACCGTTCCGCAATGCCGCCGCCTGGCTTCAGGATGGGGAAATCCGCCACCGCATCTGGAAGACCCTGCTGCCGACCTACGATGTGTTCGACGAGCGCCGCTATTTCGAGCCGGGTTCCGTCTGTGAGCCGATCGAGTGGAACGGCCACCGCATCGGCGTGACGATCTGCGAGGACATCTGGACCGAGGATTACCTCCAGCGCCCGTTCTACGATCGCGACCCCGCCGCCGAGCTGGCCGGGCGCCGCATCGACCTGCTGGTGAACCTCAGCGCCTCGCCCTTCCATCTCGGCAAGCCCGCCGTGCGCCGCGCGCTCATCACCGATGTCGCTTGTGAACACGGCGTGCCCGTGGTGTACGCGAACTCGGTGGGAGGCAACGACCAGCTCGTGTTCGACGGCCACTCGCTCGCCGTGTCCGCCGATGGCAAACTGCTCGCCGCCCTGCCGGGGTTCAGCGAGGCGGTGACCGTGGTGGATTTGGAACAGGGCGGGGAGGTCGAAGCCCCCGCCACCGATTCCGCCGAGGATCTCTATCAGGCGCTGGTGCTGGGACTGCGCGACTACGTGACGAAGTGCGGGTTCAGCGGCGTTTGCCTTGGACTCAGTGGCGGCATCGATTCCGCGCTCACCGCGGTGATCGCCGCCGACGCGCTCGGGCCGGCGAACGTCCACGGCCTCACCATGCCCAGTGGGTTCTCGTCCTCGGGCAGTGTGGACGATTCGATCGCGCTGACGGAAAAGCTCGGCATCCGCTGTGACACCGTGCCGATCCAGGCCACTTTCGAATCGGTGAAGGCCGCGCTGAAGCCCGTCTTCGGCAACCTGCCGGAGGACGTCACCGAGGAGAACATGCAGGCCCGCATCCGCGGCCTCTACCTGATGTCCCTATCGAACAAATCCGGCGCGCTGCTGCTCACCACCGGCAACAAGTCGGAACTCGCCGTGGGCTACTGCACCATCTACGGCGACATGTGCGGCGGCCTCGCCGTGATCTCGGACCTGCCGAAAACGAAGGTCTACGAGGTTTCCCGCTGGGTGAACCGCGAGCGCGAGATCATCCCGTGGGCCACCATCGACAAGCCACCGAGCGCCGAGCTGCGTCCGGACCAGAAGGACCAGGACACCCTGCCGCCCTACGATGTGCTCGATGCGATCCTGGAAGGCTACGTCGAGCAGCACTTGTCCGCCGATGAAATCATCGCGCAGGGTCACGAGGAATCGCTGGTGCGCTGGATCCAGCGTCGCGTCGACCTCAACGAGTGGAAGCGCCAGCAGGCCGCCCCGGGCCTGCGCGTCACCACCAAGGCCTTCGGCATCGGCCGCCGCATGCCGATCGTCCAGCGGTTCGTGGGGTAGAGGGCGACCGCCCATTGTGGCTGAAAGCTCCGCTTTCAGGATGTAGGGGGAAGCTCCAGCTTTCCCTCGCCGGGGGAGGAGGTCGTTTGGCCTAACAAGCCACCGCCAACAGAGCTGGCGGAGACAATCCGAAAGCGGAGCTTCCGGCTACAATGATGCTCTATCGCTCCGGCCCAGCGTTTCCAGCAATAGGGTCGACCGTGTAGCGGTATCCGGTGCCGTACTGTTCCTCCACGATCCTCGCGGCCTCCGCGTCGTCGACGGCGACCAACTGGAGCTCCTGGGGTGGGTTGTCAGGGCCCTGGAGCCAGATTTGGCCCCGGTAGGTCTTCCGCGGATCTTCGAACCGCTCTGAGTGGTACCACCTGTAGATGCCGGTCGGGATCTCTTTCTCACCATAGACCTGTAGGAAACCCCAGGTGAGCATGATGGGGGCGAACCATAGGATGAAGACCCCGGCGAACAGATTGAGAATCAAGGTCAATCCTAGTAGGGAAAACAGGAGGAACTTCAGAACTCCGCGGTGCTTGCCGCCCATGAAATTGAACACGGCCATGACGAGCCCCATCGTTCCGATCAAGCCGCAACTGATCCCCGTCAGAAGCGGTAGGTGCTGGATATTGGTAAAGAAGAACTGCCCCATCAGGGCCAGGAAGAATCGGGGAAAACCGGCTGGTATCATCTTGAACGAGCCTCGGAACATCCGCAGCAGGACGAAGATCTATCAGGGACCGTATCCCTTCTCAACTGCAAGGCGCGCTGGATTCTGGAATGGCGCGTTGCTGGCGGCCCGATGATGAAAAGGCGCGCTCCTCACCAAGCGGCTCGTCCCCGCACGCGAAGCCAAGCCTCGCGCTACTTGCCCGCGGCCTTCACCAGGAATGCGACGGCCTGATCACCTGCGGTTTCCGGCAGGTCCCACATCACCGATCCGTGGCCGAGGCCGAGAAGGAGCAGGCGCTTGCCTTGGCCGGGGCGGCAGGCGTCGAGGAGCCGGGCGGATTGCACCGGCGGCACGGTGCCGTCGTTCGATCCATGGATGAAGAGCAGCTTCGCGTCGGTGTGCCTCACCGCGTCCACCGGACGAATGGAGCGCGGATCGAAACCCGCCTGTTGGCGCACGCTGGTCCTCACCACCGGCAGCAGCGCGGTCATCGCGCCGCTGTAACGCTTTCCGGCTTGGTAACGGAGGATGCCTTCCAGATCGGCGATCGGGGCGAGCAGCACGGCGGCCTTCGCCTCCGGCCATGAGGGGAGGGCTTGCAAGGCGACGGCGGTGCCCATCGAGTAGGCCCACACGGTTTCCACGCCGCCGGGTGTGGTATCGATCTTTCGGGCCGCGGCGGTCACGCGGCGGGCATCGTCCACCTCGCGGGTGCCGTAGGTGGCGCGGTCGCCGCCGCTCTTGCCATGGCCGCGGCTGTCCCAGGCCACGCAGCGGAATCCGGCGGCGGAAAGCTTCTTCGCGGTGGGAAGCATCTGTTCCTTCGAATTGCCGAAGCCGTGGAAGAGATAGCAGGTTCCCAGCTTCCGCACGTGCGGGGAGGCCTCCACCACCAGCGCGGAGAGCCGGATGCCATCGCCCGCCGTCACCTCGAAGCGGACCGGGCGGATCCGGGTTTCCTTCACCCAGTGGTCGCCGTTTTCGACCCGCCGCGGCAGGGTGAGGAAGTCCGTGGCCCGGCGCGTCACGCACGATCCACAGGAAAGGCCCAACAGGAGCAGGAACTGGAGCCGGAACGCCTTCGTCATCGCCGTCATGCCATGGCCGGGCGGGCCGGGAGTCAAGGGGAAGGATCGCGGGTTCATCTCCTGCAAAATCCTCCGACGGAACACTTTCCCCGCGCGGCAACCATTGCTAGGGTTTCCGGCAAATGACTCTCGACGACGCCCGCCGCATTCTCGGACTGGAAGCCGGGGAGGATCCCGCGACCCACCTGAAGGACTTCAGCGAGGCCCGGGACCGGATCGCCGAACTGGTGCGCACCGCGCCGAACCCGGTGATCGCCGCGCGCTATCAGGCGGGGCTTTCCGAGTTCGATGCCGCGCTCAATGTGGTGCGCGTCCATCTGGCGGCTCCCGAGATCAATCCGGTGGTCCCCGCTGCGGAGGCGGCCTCGGTGCCGGTGGAAACGCCCGAGATTGAAGAAGGGGAACCCGCCATCACACCGGTGGAATCCGTGCCCGCCGCGCAACCGGATCCGGTGCCCGTCGCCGAGACGACCGCTCCGGTGATTCTGGAGCCGCTCGCGCCGGCGGAACCGGCCACCCCGGTGGAAGCCGCGATCCCACCGGTGGTCACTGCGCTGCCAGAGCCGGAACTGCCCGCGCCCACGGCCACCGCGCCGACACAGAACCTGCCGATCGATCTCGCCACTCCCACCACCAAGCTCGCGCCTGCTCCCGCGGCGGTCGTTTCCACCCCGGCTCCTGCTCCTTCTCCGCGGCGTGGCGGCAGCGGGTTCATGGTCACGCTACTCATCCTGCTGCTGCTCGGCGTGGGCGGTGGCTATGCGTGGCTGCGGATGGAGCAGGAGAAGCGCCTGTCCCGCACCGGTGATATCGCGGAGTTGGAAAAGCAGGGCGCGAAGTTCGTGGAGGATCGCCTGTGGGACGAAGCCCGCCAAGTGCAGGCGAAGATCGAGGGCATCGATCCCGGATCGGATGTCGCCGCCTCGCTGCGCCGCGGAATCGAGGCCGGGATGAGCGAGGAGTCCCAGCAGTTCATCCAGCACTGGAATGACCGCGCGCTCGCCGACTTCGAGGCGAATCACTTCGATGCCGCCGCGGAGGCGCTGCGCGAGGTGTTTTCGAAGGAACCGAAGAACGCCCAGGCGCTCGAGCTGCAAGGGAAGATCGAATCCGCCCGCAAGGCTGCCGCCTTCCGCACCGCGAAGGAAAGCATCGTCGCGAAATCCCAGGCCAAGGATTGGGATGGCGTGCTCAAGGAGATCGCGGCCTTGCAAGCGGCTGGCAATTTGGACGCCGCGCAGACGGCCGAGCTGGCGAAACTCTCCACCGACGCCCGCACCGGCAAGCAGGAGGCGGAGGACCGCTACCTGAAGGCCCGCGATTTCTACGCCCGCGCCAAGGAGCGGGACACCGGCAAGTATGACGCGCAGGGGCTGGAGCTGGCCCGCGAGGCGCAGGCGCTCGCGCCCAATGACGCGGAGATCAAGGCGCTCTTCGAGAAGTTCGCGTCCTACGTCCGCACGCTGCACGTGCCGGGCGATTTCGCCACCGTGGCCGAGGCGCTGGCGGATGCGCACGACCGGGACCGCGTGGTGATCGGGGAAGGCGCGTGGCAAGGCCCGCTGGTGGTCAATGTGGCCGTGGAAATCCAAGGCGCGGGAGCTGACAAGACGATCATCACCTGCGCGGCGGCCGATGGTTCCGTGCTCACCGTGGGTCCGGCTGCGAAGGGCGCGCGCGTTTCCGGAATGACCTTCCGCCACACCTCGCTGGATGCCGCGGCGGAACGTTTCTCCGCGGTGCTCGTCCGCGGGGGACAGGCGTCGTTCGCGAACTGCCATTTCCTCGAAGGCGCGGGTCATGGGCTCGCCCTGATCGCCGGCGGCCGCGGCTCGGCCAGCCACTGCCGCTTCTCCAGCAATGGCTGGGATGGTGTCTCCGCCAGCGGCGCGGGCAGCTCGCTGGAGGTCACCGATTCCGATGTGACCAACAACATCGAGCACGGCCTGGACCTGTGGGACGGTGCCACCGGCACGCTCACCGGCAACCGCTGCGATGGCAACAGCCGCAATGGCATCCAGGTGGACGCCGGAGCCGGCCAGGTGGCGGTCACCGGGAACCAGCTCCGCAACAACCGCGAGTTCGGCCTCGTCCTCACCCGTGCCGCGTCCGGCAAGGTCGCGAACAACACTCTGACCGGCAACCTGCTCGGCGGCATCATGGTCCGCACCGAAGCCAGCAAGGTGGCGGTGGCTGGGAACAAGATCCAGTCCGACACCTGCCCGGGCCTGGCCCTGGAGAAGGGCGTGTCCCGCGATGCCTACGCGGGGAACCAGATCACCTCCGCCGTGCCCGCGAACCCCACGGTGATCGAGAACGTCGACTTCAACGCCCAGCCCGCGCCCGAGCCGGAAGTGGTTCCCGCACCCGAGCCGATGCCTGCCCCGGCTCCCGCTCCGGCACCGAAGCCGCAGAAGAAGAAAAAGTGAAGCCGGCCCGAGCTGGAGGTGATCTATTTCTCCGAAAGGCTGCGCCACAGATGGATCACGGCATAGCTTCGCCACGGCCGCCAGGCTTGTGAGAGCGCTTCGGCTTCCCGGCTGCTGACCCCGCCGAGGCTTTTCCGGAGGGCGATGTCTTCCTTCGGAAACGAGTCCGGCCAGCGCAGGGCGCGCATGGCAATGTAGTGGGCGGTCCACGGGCCAATGCCGGGGAGGGCCACTAGCCGCGCGATGGCGTCGTCCGGATCGCCACCGGGATCGAGCCGCAGCGAGCCATCCCGGAACGCGCGGGCCACGGCGATGAGACTGGCGGCACGCGCCCCGACCACGCCGAGGGCGGCGATGTCGCCAGGATCCGCTTGGGCGATTGTTTCAGAGCGTGGAGTGAGATGGGTGAGTTCCGGGAACGGGGTGGCGATTTCTTCGCCGAAGGCCCGTGCGAACCGACCTGCCAAAGTGGTGGCGGCCTTCACCGTGACCTGCTGGCCGAGGATGGCGCGGACCGCGAGTTCGAAACCGCCGAAGGCACCGGGCACCCGCAGTCCAGGCGTGGCGAGGACGGCCTCCCGGAGTCGCTCGTCCTGCGCGAGGTGACCGGCGATGAGGTCGGGGCGGGCGGTCAGGTCGAAGAGGTTCCGCAGTCGATCGAGCAGGGTGGGGAGAACCGGGGCCAGGGTGTGGGTGAACTCGACCCGCAGGGCGCGCTTCGCCGGATCGTGGGTCACCGTGATCCAGCCTCGGTGGTTTCCGAGCCGCACCGTGCGCGAGTAGGCGGTGTCCGTCACCAGCTCCACGCCGAGGATCGCTCGATGCCGCAGGAACCCGAGCGTGCCTTCCCAATCGTAGGGCGGGCGATAGGTGAGCAGCAGGGTGGAGGTGTCGCCGGGTCGCGGGATTTCGTCTCCGGCGGCTTCTTTCCGCAGCCGGGTGGGGGGCATGCGGTAGTGGCGGAGGAAGGCGTCGTTGAAACGGCGCAGGCTGGAGAAGCCGCTGGCGAAGGCGATCTCGGTGACGGGTAGCCGGGTTTCGGTGAGGAGTTGTTTCGCCAGCAGCAGGCGGCGGGTTTGGAGCAGCTCGATGGGGGAGACGCCGAGTTCCTGTTGGACGATGCGCCGGAGCTGGCGGGAGCTGAGGCCGAAGCGGCTGGCGATTTCCTCGAGGCTCGCACCTTCGTCCGCCAAGCCCTCATGGATGCCGTGGACGATCCGGTGGGCGATGCGCTGGGCCTTGTCGACCGGGGCGTGGCCGGGAGCCAGCTCAGGACGGCAGCGCAGACAGGGGCGGAACGCCGCCTTTTCCGCCGCCTCGGCGCTGGCGAAGAAGCGGCAATTGGCGGCCACCGGCGTCTTCGCCGGGCAGACGGGGCGGCAGTAGATGCCCGTGGAGGTGACGCCGACGAAGAAGACCCCATCGAAACGGGGATCGCGGGCGGCGAGGGCTTGGTAAGCGGCGTGCGGGTCAATCACGGTGGTGCCACCCTACGCGTGTTCCGGCGGCACGCTCGCCATTTTCGGACATGGAGTGATTTCGGTTTCCCTGTCCGGAAATGGCCGGACGTTTTCCGGAAACGAGGCATGGTGGTGATGAATCCGAACACGATGACCTATCGCTACAAACACATGGACTCGCCCGTGGGCGTGCTGACGCTGGTGGCCCGCGGGGAGAAGCTCTCCGCGATCCTGTGGGAGAACGACGACCCGGAACGGGTGCGGCTGGGGGAGCTGGTGGAGGATGCCGGGCATCCGGTGCTGGTGGAGACCGAGCGGCAGCTCCGGGAGTATTTCGCGGGGCGGCTGGAGACGTTCAGTGTGCCGCTCGATTTCGCCGGGACCGAGTTCCAGCGGAAGGTGTGGATGGCCCTCACCACGATCCCCTTCGGCGAAACCCGGAGCTATGCGGAGATCGCCCGCCAGATCGGCAGCCCGCAGGCGGTGCGGGCCGTGGGTGCGGCCAATGGCCGGAACCCGATCTCGATCATCGCGCCCTGCCACCGGGTGATCGGGGCGAATGGGAAGCTCACCGGGTTCGCCGGTGGCTTGGAGGCGAAGGCGTTCCTGCTGCGGATCGAGGCGAAGGGCCAGCGGGACTGGTTCGCGTGACCTTCCGGGAGCTGGGAAGCAGGTGGATTCCGGGTATTAGCCACTCATTCTAACAGACATCCGCGGTTAGTTTGGAAACATTGAACATTGACAATTTTCGACAATTAACCCAAATAGGGGGCAACGTAGCCAACAAACCCATGTTCCCCCTTGGATTGGCCCCACTCCCCATTACCCGTGCCGAAGGTGAAACGCCCGAAAGCGCCGGCTGGGATGACTTTGTTTCCGCCGAGGCGGTCCGCGAGGTGCTCTCCGGGGCCTGCTCCGGTCGGCTTTCCGTGAGCCCGCTCGACATGGGGCTTTCGTCGAGTGACGAGGACTTTGCCTCGCTGTCGATGCCCCTCGATCCGGAGCCGCGGGTGTTCGCCCCGGTGGTCTGGCCGGAGGCTATCGCCGAGGACGCCGCGTTTTCCCGCCGGATCTTCACGCCGGTTTTCGATCCGGTGGAGACCCGGGCCACGCCGCCGCAATTGCCCGCGTGGGAAGGGGCCGAGGCTGGGCTGGCCTCACGGGCTGGCTACCAGTGGTGGATTCCTGGCATCGTGGGCATCGCCGCCACCTTCATGCTTTCGGCCATTCTGTTTCTGTTCTCGCAGCAAGCGGTGCCGTTTCAGCGTTCGCTTGAAACAACCGCTCCAGCGCTGGTGACACCCTTGCCAGCAGCGCCCGATACCGCCTTGAAAGCTTCGGAGCAGCAAGGCAAGGAGCCGGAGATGGCGGCGATGGACTTTGGCAATCCCTGAGCAACTCTGCTCATCCCTTACATCCAAGATCCAAGTGTCTCCAGCAGGCGCTTGGATCTTTTGTTTCAAGCGAATAACTTGTGAACAACGTGCGGGCCATGAGGTTGGCGGGGTACCTTGGCTGATCCTCCGCCTGCGATGGGGATGTAGCCGCGCTCGGGAGAGCGTGGGCAGGGTGGACTTCCCCTCAGCCTTCCGGCCTTGTTGCTCTGGAGTCATCCGGGGGATTCTGGATCCCGCAGGGATCGCAGCTCCAGTAGCCGG comes from Luteolibacter sp. LG18 and encodes:
- a CDS encoding methylated-DNA--[protein]-cysteine S-methyltransferase, whose product is MTYRYKHMDSPVGVLTLVARGEKLSAILWENDDPERVRLGELVEDAGHPVLVETERQLREYFAGRLETFSVPLDFAGTEFQRKVWMALTTIPFGETRSYAEIARQIGSPQAVRAVGAANGRNPISIIAPCHRVIGANGKLTGFAGGLEAKAFLLRIEAKGQRDWFA
- a CDS encoding alpha/beta fold hydrolase; this encodes MNPRSFPLTPGPPGHGMTAMTKAFRLQFLLLLGLSCGSCVTRRATDFLTLPRRVENGDHWVKETRIRPVRFEVTAGDGIRLSALVVEASPHVRKLGTCYLFHGFGNSKEQMLPTAKKLSAAGFRCVAWDSRGHGKSGGDRATYGTREVDDARRVTAAARKIDTTPGGVETVWAYSMGTAVALQALPSWPEAKAAVLLAPIADLEGILRYQAGKRYSGAMTALLPVVRTSVRQQAGFDPRSIRPVDAVRHTDAKLLFIHGSNDGTVPPVQSARLLDACRPGQGKRLLLLGLGHGSVMWDLPETAGDQAVAFLVKAAGK
- a CDS encoding NAD+ synthase, which encodes MRIGIAQINAVVGDFPGNVKRLVAAYRECLDAGADLVVTPEMSLVGYPPRDLVFKSQFVPKCLQALDHLAGEIRSVPLLVGYVDHHAEGRGKPFRNAAAWLQDGEIRHRIWKTLLPTYDVFDERRYFEPGSVCEPIEWNGHRIGVTICEDIWTEDYLQRPFYDRDPAAELAGRRIDLLVNLSASPFHLGKPAVRRALITDVACEHGVPVVYANSVGGNDQLVFDGHSLAVSADGKLLAALPGFSEAVTVVDLEQGGEVEAPATDSAEDLYQALVLGLRDYVTKCGFSGVCLGLSGGIDSALTAVIAADALGPANVHGLTMPSGFSSSGSVDDSIALTEKLGIRCDTVPIQATFESVKAALKPVFGNLPEDVTEENMQARIRGLYLMSLSNKSGALLLTTGNKSELAVGYCTIYGDMCGGLAVISDLPKTKVYEVSRWVNREREIIPWATIDKPPSAELRPDQKDQDTLPPYDVLDAILEGYVEQHLSADEIIAQGHEESLVRWIQRRVDLNEWKRQQAAPGLRVTTKAFGIGRRMPIVQRFVG
- a CDS encoding right-handed parallel beta-helix repeat-containing protein; this encodes MTLDDARRILGLEAGEDPATHLKDFSEARDRIAELVRTAPNPVIAARYQAGLSEFDAALNVVRVHLAAPEINPVVPAAEAASVPVETPEIEEGEPAITPVESVPAAQPDPVPVAETTAPVILEPLAPAEPATPVEAAIPPVVTALPEPELPAPTATAPTQNLPIDLATPTTKLAPAPAAVVSTPAPAPSPRRGGSGFMVTLLILLLLGVGGGYAWLRMEQEKRLSRTGDIAELEKQGAKFVEDRLWDEARQVQAKIEGIDPGSDVAASLRRGIEAGMSEESQQFIQHWNDRALADFEANHFDAAAEALREVFSKEPKNAQALELQGKIESARKAAAFRTAKESIVAKSQAKDWDGVLKEIAALQAAGNLDAAQTAELAKLSTDARTGKQEAEDRYLKARDFYARAKERDTGKYDAQGLELAREAQALAPNDAEIKALFEKFASYVRTLHVPGDFATVAEALADAHDRDRVVIGEGAWQGPLVVNVAVEIQGAGADKTIITCAAADGSVLTVGPAAKGARVSGMTFRHTSLDAAAERFSAVLVRGGQASFANCHFLEGAGHGLALIAGGRGSASHCRFSSNGWDGVSASGAGSSLEVTDSDVTNNIEHGLDLWDGATGTLTGNRCDGNSRNGIQVDAGAGQVAVTGNQLRNNREFGLVLTRAASGKVANNTLTGNLLGGIMVRTEASKVAVAGNKIQSDTCPGLALEKGVSRDAYAGNQITSAVPANPTVIENVDFNAQPAPEPEVVPAPEPMPAPAPAPAPKPQKKKK
- a CDS encoding AlkA N-terminal domain-containing protein, translated to MIDPHAAYQALAARDPRFDGVFFVGVTSTGIYCRPVCPAKTPVAANCRFFASAEAAEKAAFRPCLRCRPELAPGHAPVDKAQRIAHRIVHGIHEGLADEGASLEEIASRFGLSSRQLRRIVQQELGVSPIELLQTRRLLLAKQLLTETRLPVTEIAFASGFSSLRRFNDAFLRHYRMPPTRLRKEAAGDEIPRPGDTSTLLLTYRPPYDWEGTLGFLRHRAILGVELVTDTAYSRTVRLGNHRGWITVTHDPAKRALRVEFTHTLAPVLPTLLDRLRNLFDLTARPDLIAGHLAQDERLREAVLATPGLRVPGAFGGFELAVRAILGQQVTVKAATTLAGRFARAFGEEIATPFPELTHLTPRSETIAQADPGDIAALGVVGARAASLIAVARAFRDGSLRLDPGGDPDDAIARLVALPGIGPWTAHYIAMRALRWPDSFPKEDIALRKSLGGVSSREAEALSQAWRPWRSYAVIHLWRSLSEK